A region of Solanum dulcamara chromosome 7, daSolDulc1.2, whole genome shotgun sequence DNA encodes the following proteins:
- the LOC129894289 gene encoding probable arabinosyltransferase ARAD1 isoform X1, giving the protein MAGRHYTPASGTFKPRSPALFFLLALLALTLLFYIFSISSSSSPHSTGHLISSRNPNSGIDYSFVASLEKFLTKSPRSATAGVDTVSGTTSVEDARKLDDSIWKNENQRLYDEPFYPAFSPLKVYVYEMPSKFTYDLLWLFHNTYKETSNLTSNGSPVHRLIEQHSIDYWLWADLIAPESERLLKNVVRVYKQEEADLFYIPFFTTISFFLMEKQQCKALYREALKWVMDQPAWNRSEGRDHILPVHHPWSFKSVRKFMKKAIWLLPDMDSTGNWYKPGQVYLEKDLILPYVANLDLCDVKCLSASRRTTLLFFRGRLKRNAGGKIRAKLVEELRGADGVSIEEGTAGEGGKAAAQSGMRKSIFCLNPAGDTPSSARLFDAIVSGCIPIIVSDELELPFEGILDYRKIALFVSSSDALQPGWLLSFLKSVSAAQIKEMQANLAKYARHFLYSHPAQPLGPEDLVWRMMAGKLVNIKLHTRRSQRVVKGSRSVCTCECRSPNVTNPGPLS; this is encoded by the exons ATGGCCGGAAGACATTACACTCCTGCTTCTGGAACCTTCAAACCCAGATCTCCAGCACTATTTTTTCTCCTTGCGCTTCTCGCACTCACTCTCCTCTTCTACATCTTCTCCatctcctcttcttcctctcctcACTCCACTGGCCACCTCATCTCCTCACGGAACCCTAACTCTGGTATCGATTACTCCTTCGTAGCTTCACTCGAGAAATTCCTCACCAAATCTCCGCGATCCGCAACGGCCGGTGTGGATACTGTTTCAGGAACGACGTCGGTGGAGGATGCTAGGAAGCTGGATGATTCCATTTGGAAAAATGAGAATCAAAGGCTTTATGATGAGCcgttttaccctgccttttcgCCGCTCAAGGTTTATGTATACGAAATGCCGTCGAAATTCACTTATGATTTGCTTTGGTTGTTTCATAACACGTATAAAGAGACTTCAAATCTTACCTCTAATGGTAGTCCTGTTCACCGCTTGATCGAACAG CATTCGATTGATTACTGGTTATGGGCGGACTTGATAGCGCCAGAATCAGAGAGGTTACTGAAGAATGTAGTTAGAGTATATAAGCAGGAGGAAGCTGACCTGTTTTACATTCCGTTTTTCACCACCATTAGCTTCTTCTTGATGGAGAAACAGCAATGCAAGGCTCTTTATAGG GAAGCTTTGAAATGGGTTATGGATCAACCAGCTTGGAATAGATCCGAGGGAAGAGATCACATACTTCCAGTTCATCATCCTTGGTCTTTCAAGTCTGTCCGCAAGTTTATGAAGAAAGCTATTTGGTTGCTCCCTGATATGGACTCAACAGGGAACTG GTACAAGCCTGGGCAAGTTTATCTCGAGAAAGACCTGATACTTCCTTATGTCGCCAATCTTGATCTCTGTGATGTGAAATGTTTATCTGCATCAAGGAGAACTACGCTACTATTTTTCCGAGGAAGACTTAAAAGAAATGCT GGTGGTAAGATACGTGCCAAACTGGTGGAAGAGCTCCGTGGTGCAGATGGAGTATCCATTGAGGAGGGGACTGCTGGAGAAGGAGGGAAAGCAGCAGCACAGAGCGGCATGCGCAA GAGTATATTCTGCCTAAATCCAGCTGGTGACACCCCATCATCAGCCAGATTATTTGATGCAATTGTCAGTGGCTGCATTCCTATCATAGTCAGCGACGAACTTGAGCTTCCTTTTGAGGGGATTCTTGATTATCGAAAG ATTGCTCTGTTTGTCTCTTCTAGTGATGCTTTGCAGCCAGGATGGCTTTTGTCATTTCTAAAAAGTGTTAGTGCAGCTCAAATTAAAGAGATGCAAGCGAACTTAGCTAAG TACGCTAGGCATTTCCTTTATTCTCATCCAGCTCAGCCGCTAGGTCCTGAAGACTTAGTCTGGAGAATG ATGGCAGGAAAGCTGGTCAACATCAAGCTTCACACTCGAAGGTCACAACGGGTGGTGAAAGGATCCAGAAGTGTGTGCACTTGTGAGTGCAGAAGTCCCAATGTTACAAACCCAGGTCCTTTATCTTGA
- the LOC129894289 gene encoding probable arabinosyltransferase ARAD1 isoform X2 yields MAGRHYTPASGTFKPRSPALFFLLALLALTLLFYIFSISSSSSPHSTGHLISSRNPNSGIDYSFVASLEKFLTKSPRSATAGVDTVSGTTSVEDARKLDDSIWKNENQRLYDEPFYPAFSPLKVYVYEMPSKFTYDLLWLFHNTYKETSNLTSNGSPVHRLIEQHSIDYWLWADLIAPESERLLKNVVRVYKQEEADLFYIPFFTTISFFLMEKQQCKALYREALKWVMDQPAWNRSEGRDHILPVHHPWSFKSVRKFMKKAIWLLPDMDSTGNWYKPGQVYLEKDLILPYVANLDLCDVKCLSASRRTTLLFFRGRLKRNAGGKIRAKLVEELRGADGVSIEEGTAGEGGKAAAQSGMRKSIFCLNPAGDTPSSARLFDAIVSGCIPIIVSDELELPFEGILDYRKIALFVSSSDALQPGWLLSFLKSVSAAQIKEMQANLAKMAGKLVNIKLHTRRSQRVVKGSRSVCTCECRSPNVTNPGPLS; encoded by the exons ATGGCCGGAAGACATTACACTCCTGCTTCTGGAACCTTCAAACCCAGATCTCCAGCACTATTTTTTCTCCTTGCGCTTCTCGCACTCACTCTCCTCTTCTACATCTTCTCCatctcctcttcttcctctcctcACTCCACTGGCCACCTCATCTCCTCACGGAACCCTAACTCTGGTATCGATTACTCCTTCGTAGCTTCACTCGAGAAATTCCTCACCAAATCTCCGCGATCCGCAACGGCCGGTGTGGATACTGTTTCAGGAACGACGTCGGTGGAGGATGCTAGGAAGCTGGATGATTCCATTTGGAAAAATGAGAATCAAAGGCTTTATGATGAGCcgttttaccctgccttttcgCCGCTCAAGGTTTATGTATACGAAATGCCGTCGAAATTCACTTATGATTTGCTTTGGTTGTTTCATAACACGTATAAAGAGACTTCAAATCTTACCTCTAATGGTAGTCCTGTTCACCGCTTGATCGAACAG CATTCGATTGATTACTGGTTATGGGCGGACTTGATAGCGCCAGAATCAGAGAGGTTACTGAAGAATGTAGTTAGAGTATATAAGCAGGAGGAAGCTGACCTGTTTTACATTCCGTTTTTCACCACCATTAGCTTCTTCTTGATGGAGAAACAGCAATGCAAGGCTCTTTATAGG GAAGCTTTGAAATGGGTTATGGATCAACCAGCTTGGAATAGATCCGAGGGAAGAGATCACATACTTCCAGTTCATCATCCTTGGTCTTTCAAGTCTGTCCGCAAGTTTATGAAGAAAGCTATTTGGTTGCTCCCTGATATGGACTCAACAGGGAACTG GTACAAGCCTGGGCAAGTTTATCTCGAGAAAGACCTGATACTTCCTTATGTCGCCAATCTTGATCTCTGTGATGTGAAATGTTTATCTGCATCAAGGAGAACTACGCTACTATTTTTCCGAGGAAGACTTAAAAGAAATGCT GGTGGTAAGATACGTGCCAAACTGGTGGAAGAGCTCCGTGGTGCAGATGGAGTATCCATTGAGGAGGGGACTGCTGGAGAAGGAGGGAAAGCAGCAGCACAGAGCGGCATGCGCAA GAGTATATTCTGCCTAAATCCAGCTGGTGACACCCCATCATCAGCCAGATTATTTGATGCAATTGTCAGTGGCTGCATTCCTATCATAGTCAGCGACGAACTTGAGCTTCCTTTTGAGGGGATTCTTGATTATCGAAAG ATTGCTCTGTTTGTCTCTTCTAGTGATGCTTTGCAGCCAGGATGGCTTTTGTCATTTCTAAAAAGTGTTAGTGCAGCTCAAATTAAAGAGATGCAAGCGAACTTAGCTAAG ATGGCAGGAAAGCTGGTCAACATCAAGCTTCACACTCGAAGGTCACAACGGGTGGTGAAAGGATCCAGAAGTGTGTGCACTTGTGAGTGCAGAAGTCCCAATGTTACAAACCCAGGTCCTTTATCTTGA
- the LOC129894288 gene encoding cellulose synthase-like protein D3, with the protein MEMASKSFKASRSSLSTSSDLPDSQHGKPPLPPHVTFQRRTSSGRYVNYSRDDLDSELSSSDYMNYMVHLPPTPDNQPMDSISQKVEEQYVSNSLFTGGFNSVTRAHLMDKVIESEANHPQMAGAKGSSCAIPGCDAKVMSDERGIDIVPCECDFKICRDCYLDAVKTGDGICPGCKEQYKVTDWEEANGNDRPLPLTAPGGMSRMERRLSIMKSTKSVLIRSHTSDFDHNRWLFETKGTYGYGNAIWPKEGGFANGKDDDIMEPTELMSKPWRPLTRKLKIPAAILSPYRLLIAVRFVVLGLFLAWRVNHPNNDAVWLWGMSVVCEIWFAFSWILDQLPKLCPINRATDLSVLKDKFETPSPGNPTGRSDLPGVDMFVSTADPEKEPPLVTANTILSILAADYPVEKLACYVSDDGGALLTFEAMAEAASFANIWVPFCRKHNIEPRNPESYFNLKKDPYKNKVKQDFVKDRRRAKREYDEFKVRINSLPDSIRRRSDAYHAREEIKAMKQQRQKTDDEPLENIKISKATWMADGTHWPGTWLNSGPEHSKGDHAGIIQVMLKPPSDDPLHGNNEDGIIDLTDVDIRLPMLVYVSREKRPGYDHNKKAGAMNALVRASAIMSNGAFILNLDCDHYVYNSQAIREGMCFMMDRGGDRLCYVQFPQRFEGIDPSDRYANRNTVFFDGNMRALDGLQGPMYVGTGCLFRRVALYGFDPPRSKDHHSGCCSCCYGRKKKHVNTSEEHRALRRGDSDDEEMNLSLAPKAFGNSAVLIDSIPVAEFQGRPLADHPAVKNGRPPGALTIPREHLDASTVAEAISVISCWYEEKTEWGQRVGWIYGSVTEDVVTGYRMHNRGWKSVYCVTKRDAFRGTAPINLTDRLHQVLRWATGSVEIFFSRNNALLSSSKMKFLQKIAYLNCGIYPFTSIFLIVYCFLPALSLFSGQFIVQTLNVTFLVYLLIITVTLCMLAVLEVKWSGIELEEWWRNEQFWLIGGTSAHLAAVLQGLLKVVAGIEISFTLTSKSAGDEEDDDFADLYLVKWTSLMIPPITIMMVNLIAIAVGFSRTIYSVIPQWSRLLGGVFFSFWVLAHLYPFAKGLMGRRGRTPTIVFVWSGLIAITISLLWVAINPPAGTTQIGGSFQFP; encoded by the exons ATGGAAATGGCTTCAAAATCATTCAAAGCTAGTAGATCATCTCTGTCAACATCCTCAGATTTACCTGATTCACAGCATGGCAAACCTCCACTTCCTCCACATGTGACTTTCCAACGGCGGACTTCCTCAGGCCGTTATGTAAACTACTCAAGGGATGATCTTGATAGTGAACTTAGTAGCAGTGACTATATGAACTATATGGTACATCTCCCTCCAACTCCTGACAATCAGCCCATGGATTCTATTTCTCAGAAGGTTGAAGAGCAGTATGTATCCAATTCACTGTTCACGGGTGGTTTTAATTCTGTTACACGCGCTCATCTTATGGACAAGGTGATTGAATCAGAGGCAAATCATCCCCAAATGGCAGGTGCAAAAGGGTCGTCGTGTGCTATCCCTGGATGTGATGCTAAAGTGATGAGTGATGAAAGAGGCATTGATATTGTTCCTTGTGAATGTGATTTCAAGATATGCAGAGACTGTTACCTGGATGCTGTCAAAACTGGTGATGGTATATGCCCGGGGTGTAAGGAGCAATATAAAGTCACTGACTGGGAGGAAGCTAATGGAAACGATCGACCGCTTCCTCTCACTGCGCCAGGTGGGATGTCAAGGATGGAGAGAAGGTTATCGATTATGAAATCAACTAAGTCAGTATTGATTAGGAGCCATACTTCAGATTTTGATCACAACCGTTGGCTGTTTGAAACAAAAGGCACATATGGGTATGGAAATGCTATATGGCCGAAAGAAGGTGGATTTGCAAATGGAAAAGATGACGATATTATGGAGCCTACTGAACTGATGAGCAAACCTTGGAGGCCACTGACGCGCAAATTAAAAATTCCTGCTGCTATCCTAAGCCCTTATAG ACTTTTGATTGCTGTTCGGTTTGTCGTACTTGGACTTTTCTTGGCATGGAGAGTGAATCATCCCAACAATGATGCAGTTTGGTTGTGGGGGATGTCTGTTGTTTGTGAAATATGGTTTGCTTTCTCTTGGATTCTTGATCAATTGCCCAAGCTTTGCCCTATCAACCGTGCTACTGATCTTAGTGTCTTGAAAGACAAATTTGAAACACCTAGCCCAGGCAATCCTACTGGGAGATCTGATCTCCCTGGTGTTGATATGTTTGTCTCTACGGCTGATCCAGAGAAGGAACCCCCTCTTGTGACTGCTAATACTATATTGTCCATTCTAGCTGCAGATTATCCTGTAGAAAAGCTTGCTTGCTATGTTTCTGATGATGGAGGTGCTCTTTTGACTTTTGAGGCAATGGCAGAAGCTGCAAGTTTTGCTAATATATGGGTACCATTTTGTCGTAAACATAATATTGAACCTAGAAATCCAGAAAGTTACTTCAATTTAAAGAAGGATCCTTACAAAAACAAGGTAAAGCAAGACTTTGTTAAGGATCGTAGGCGGGCAAAGCGTGAGTATGATGAGTTTAAGGTTCGTATCAATAGCTTGCCCGACTCCATTCGCCGTAGGTCTGACGCTTATCATGCAAGGGAAGAAATTAAGGCCATGAAGCAACAGAGGCAGAAGACTGATGATGAACCTTTAGAGAACATAAAGATCTCAAAAGCTACGTGGATGGCAGATGGAACCCATTGGCCAGGGACATGGTTGAATTCTGGACCGGAGCATTCCAAGGGTGATCATGCTGGAATAATACAG GTGATGTTGAAACCTCCAAGTGATGATCCACTTCATGGTAACAATGAAGATGGGATTATTGACCTGACTGATGTTGATATCCGTCTTCCCATGCTTGTTTATGTTTCCCGTGAGAAGCGCCCTGGCTATGATCACAACAAGAAAGCAGGCGCTATGAATGCCCTGGTTCGAGCATCTGCGATCATGTCCAATGGCGCATTTATTCTTAACCTTGATTGTGACCATTATGTTTACAACTCCCAGGCTATCAGGGAAGGTATGTGTTTCATGATGGATAGGGGAGGGGATCGCCTTTGCTATGTTCAGTTCCCGCAGAGGTTTGAGGGCATTGACCCATCTGATAGGTATGCCAATCGCAATACTGTCTTTTTTGACGGCAACATGAGGGCCCTTGATGGGCTTCAGGGTCCAATGTATGTGGGAACTGGATGTCTCTTTCGAAGGGTAGCACTTTATGGTTTTGATCCTCCTCGTTCCAAGGATCACCACTCCGGTTGCTGTAGCTGCTGCTATGGTCGCAAAAAGAAGCACGTTAATACATCAGAAGAGCATCGGGCCTTGCGACGAGGTGATTCAGACGATGAAGAAATGAACCTCTCTCTAGCTCCTAAGGCTTTTGGGAACTCAGCAGTCCTTATTGATTCGATTCCGGTGGCAGAGTTCCAAGGCCGTCCTTTGGCGGATCACCCAGCTGTGAAGAATGGACGGCCTCCTGGTGCTTTGACCATTCCTCGGGAGCATCTCGATGCATCAACTGTTGCAGAGGCCATCAGTGTCATCTCCTGCTGGTATGAGGAAAAGACAGAGTGGGGACAACGTGTCGGATGGATTTATGGTTCAGTTACTGAAGATGTTGTGACTGGATACAGGATGCACAACAGGGGTTGGAAGTCAGTTTATTGTGTTACCAAACGTGATGCATTCCGCGGGACTGCTCCTATTAATCTCACTGATAGGCTCCATCAGGTCCTTCGATGGGCTACTGGTTCAGTTGAAATCTTTTTCTCCCGGAACAATGCCCTTCTGTCCAGctcaaaaatgaaattcttacAGAAAATTGCTTACCTCAATTGCGGAATCTACCCCTTCACATCAATCTTCTTAATCGTCTACTGCTTCCTTCCAGCACTGTCCTTGTTCTCCGGTCAGTTCATTGTCCAAACACTCAATGTCACCTTTCTTGTGTACCTTCTGATTATTACAGTCACCCTCTGCATGCTTGCGGTGCTTGAGGTCAAGTGGTCGGGCATTGAGTTGGAGGAGTGGTGGAGGAATGAGCAGTTCTGGCTGATTGGAGGGACAAGTGCTCACTTGGCTGCTGTGCTTCAGGGGCTATTAAAAGTTGTTGCTGGGATTGAAATTTCCTTCACCTTGACGTCAAAATCAGCTGGTGATGAAGAAGACGATGACTTTGCTGATCTGTATCTCGTTAAGTGGACATCCCTCATGATTCCACCAATTACAATCATGATGGTGAACTTGATAGCAATAGCAGTTGGTTTTAGCAGGACAATATATAGTGTTATACCACAATGGAGCCGTTTACTAGGAGGTGTATTCTTCAGTTTTTGGGTTTTGGCACATCTCTATCCCTTCGCTAAAGGGCTTATGGGAAGAAGAGGCAGGACACCCACCATTGTCTTTGTATGGTCAGGACTTATCGCGATCACCATATCCCTTCTTTGGGTGGCGATTAATCCTCCAGCAGGCACTACCCAAATTGGAGGATCATTCCAGTTCCCGTGA
- the LOC129895380 gene encoding 4-coumarate--CoA ligase 2, which yields MVSVATVEAQKVEISSSVIPSNQNQPSEELHVFRSKLPDIQISNNIPLHVYLFERLSEFEERTCLIAGNSGETFTFAETHLICQKIAAGLTNVGIKKGDVIMTFLQNCSEFVFTFLASSMIGAVITTANPFYTKSEAFKQLKASNAKLIVTQSQYVDKFRDPAENDPKIGEDFSVVTIDDPPENCLHFSVLSEAKVEDMPKGVVIQPDDPVALPFSSGTTGLPKGVILTHKSLITGVAQLVDGDNPNLFLKHNDVVLCVLPLFHIFALNSVLLVSLRAGASVLLMQKFEIGALLELIQKHRVSIAAVVPPLVLALAKNPMVDSFDLSSIRLVMSGAAPLGKELEEALHKRVPQAIFGQGYGMTEAGPVVTMCPAFAKQPFSTKSGSCGSVVRNADLKVVDLETGGSLDRNQPGEICIRGSQIMKGYLNDDEATARTIDVDGWLHTGDVGYVDDDDEIYIVDRVKELIKFKGFQVPPAELESLLVSHPDIADAAVVPQKDDAAGEVPVAFVVRSGQGFDLTEEAIKEFIAKQVVFYKKLHKVYFIHAIPKSPSGKILRKELRAKLASRDTIVI from the exons atggtgAGTGTAGCTACTGTTGAAGCCCAAAAGGTAGAGATATCATCTTCTGTAATTccttcaaatcaaaatcaaccatcTGAAGAGCTACATGTATTTAGATCAAAATTACCAGATATACAAATTTCTAACAACATCCCACTTCACGTCTATTTGTTCGAAAGGCTATCGGAGTTTGAAGAAAGGACATGTCTTATAGCAGGAAACAGTGGAGAAACTTTCACTTTTGCTGAAACTCATCTCATCTGCCAGAAAATTGCTGCTGGTTTAACAAACGTAGGCATCAAAAAGGGAGATGTTATCATGACTTTTCTTCAGAACTGTTCGGAATTCGTGTTTACTTTTCTTGCATCTTCTATGATTGGAGCTGTTATCACTACGGCGAATCCGTTTTACACAAAATCAGAGGCTTTTAAACAACTAAAAGCCTCTAATGCGAAATTAATAGTTACTCAATCGCAGTATGTGGATAAATTCCGCGATCCTGCGGAGAATGATCCGAAAATCGGAGAAGATTTTTCGGTTGTCACAATTGATGATCCGCCAGAGAATTGCTTGCATTTCTCTGTACTATCGGAAGCTAAAGTAGAGGATATGCCAAAAGGAGTTGTTATCCAACCTGACGACCCTGTGGCTCTGCCGTTTTCGTCAGGGACCACGGGGTTGCCAAAAGGAGTGATATTGACTCATAAAAGTTTGATCACAGGGGTTGCTCAATTAGTCGATGGCGACAACCCAAATCTTTTCTTGAAGCACAACGACGTGGTGTTGTGTGTGCTTCCTTTGTTTCATATATTCGCGTTGAATTCGGTGCTTTTAGTATCGTTAAGAGCCGGGGCTAGTGTTCTGTTGATGCAAAAATTCGAGATAGGTGCGCTGTTGGAGCTGATACAAAAGCACCGTGTGTCAATAGCTGCTGTAGTTCCGCCCCTGGTTCTTGCATTGGCGAAAAATCCAATGGTCGATTCGTTCGATTTGAGCTCGATACGGCTCGTGATGTCCGGGGCCGCGCCACTGGGGAAAGAGCTGGAGGAAGCACTCCATAAAAGAGTTCCGCAAGCCATATTCGGACAG GGATATGGTATGACAGAGGCAGGACCAGTAGTAACAATGTGTCCAGCATTTGCAAAACAGCCATTTTCAACCAAATCCGGTTCATGTGGCTCTGTGGTTCGAAATGCGGACCTCAAGGTGGTTGACCTGGAAACCGGTGGCTCCCTTGACCGCAACCAACCCGGTGAAATTTGTATCCGCGGTTCTCAAATCATGAAAG GTTATCTGAATGATGATGAGGCCACTGCACGGACCATTGATGTCGATGGATGGCTCCACACCGGCGATGTAGGATATGTTGATGACGATGATGAAATATACATCGTCGATAGAGTCAAAGAGCTCATCAAGTTCAAAGGTTTTCAG GTGCCACCAGCTGAGCTTGAGTCTCTTCTAGTAAGCCATCCAGATATTGCAGATGCTGCTGTTGTGCC GCAAAAGGATGATGCTGCAGGGGAAGTTCCGGTTGCATTTGTAGTCCGTTCGGGCCAAGGATTTGATCTTACTGAAGAAGCTATAAAGGAATTTATTGCTAAACAG